One Eurosta solidaginis isolate ZX-2024a chromosome 1, ASM4086904v1, whole genome shotgun sequence genomic window, attacaccagagggggagataaaggggggcggtcggagggtgtcactgcttactttgtaagccctcgacttatttgaccccttgagtctgtgatattgatgaaggccagtatacgtaaagttataatgtgcaaaaattatgaaaaataatttctcgaagggtcgtgggacccccacccctctttcaatgttcgaaaaaaatttcgctagtagactactgtctgtgtcccaaatttcatcaaaatccgtgtagccattctggcgtgattcagtcgcaaagacgaaaaaatataataattaaattataactgttcctagggggcggggaccacgccccttttgaaaaatatatagctagtagatccttctagactattggctatatgtgtgcaaaatttcatccaaatcggtccagccgttcttgcgttattgagtcacaaagacaaacgtctggacaaacatccaaacatccaaacatccaaacatccaaacatccaaacatccaaacatccaaacatccaaacatctaaacatccaaacatccaaacatcttaacatccaaactttcccatttataatatatattagatattagattataaAGAAAACCACAAAATCGCCAAGATTCGATTTGTTCGTCCGAACCATCGTACGCAAAACAGAATGATGCTCATAAGCTATGGATCGTGTAGAACTTTTAAATTTCAAGTTTGCAAAACCGGTTAAGCTAAGCATGTTATTCATATGCGTAAGTTTATATTGGTAgtggcggctgccgtggtgtaatggtagcgtgctccgcctgatccgaagatcctgggttcacgccccgggcaaagcattatcaaaattttagaaacacgtttttttcaattagaagaaaatttttctaagcggggtcgccccttggcagtgtttgacaagcactccgagtgtatttctgccatgaaaagctctcagtgaaaactcatctgccttgcagatgccggtcggagtcggcataaaacaagtaggtccggtcccaccaatttgtaggaaaaaataaagaggagcacgacgcaaattagaagagaagctcggcctaaaatcccttccgaggttatcgcgccttacatttatttattttttattttatattggtaGTAAAAGCCCCAGTAACGACGAAAacataacaaacaaatatatgtatattagactgggtcgatttattaaccgatatagcgccatcgatttttcgataggatttgggctcaggaaaaaaagttccgctacgcatacccaaaaacataattttcgagcctgcgaaaaaattggcgaaagggtaaatttttcgaccaaaacactccccaaaacccaaaaaatgtttttttttttaaactgttatcgccaccGTCCGGGATATAGATGTAATAGATTGTATGTATGGCTTGTCAAGACTGTAGTATACTTTATTTTTGCTGGCTTGCTTTATTCCAATTCTGAATTACATACATCATACGTTTATTTGTGACAGGCTCCTTCATGCGTACAATTGTTAAccttttaaaaattgttaaattcaagTTTAAGTTAAACTTCAAATCAaagattaaattaaaataaaactaaattaaagtaATTAAATTGCAAAAACTTCTACAGAGGGCAATTCCATTTATACAATTGTTCTGAAATTAATTAATATTAGTCAATTGAGCCTGTGATCTTAGGCGAGTACACTACATTTATACCAACCACGGCAGCTTCCTTATGAACTTAAGCTCAAATTTTAGGGGCTGCTCGTGACGAATATAagaacactaagggatactatcatctctaagcggatactaagcagtcaatcattatgtctacacatatgtacatacagcagcggagagttactcacaaaagtatgcaatcatcagcaaagtagctctcacacatacacatgcatctatctgagatactcacaaaagtatgcaatcatcgcgcatattgctatgcgagaagctacaAACTTACCCAGCGGGTaaggggtaagaatatacccacggtaggtatgcctgtcgtaagaggcgactaaaataccagattcaaggggtctgtagcgcaacccttcaggttgccagcgcaatatatagcttctccaaacctaattgtcaacctcacctatccgcggcgaaccctgtttcactaacagacggggctctggcgaccccaagctcctcatggaacttgggggtagggagggagggatggccttaaggtttaatgtggccacataaatcgtttccgagatggtcgggctagcactttaatggtgctgtgataccggagcgtaccggatctgtatccggcaaaggaccatcacatcgataacactccccaaagccttcggggagcaaccttatcgctacaacaacaacaacaacagaagctacaaacgtgcatctgtagtttatagctggtaaacaagtagtaaattctagaaccgcctagaaatatgcaaatgaGGAAACCGAAGAacataaaagcagcaccagctgaggcatggggaatcagtttgatttaggcGCGCTATTGGTTtcgaagtacaagtgttattgtgaagtactataataaagaccattttgcattattgaatattggagttatttattcaacagtttagcgatacgaactttagtagaaggtgtgaaataagcggagtttcccgaaATTCGTCGTGCGATATACAGAGTTACGAAAGTCTGAAAGGAGTTCCTATTCGGAGCGTTTATGTTCATTATGAACTTTTTTATGAGTACGAAATGAATACATCTCCCTTCATACAATGATCGTGCAATATGAACATTTTCTGTGCGAGACCGAGCTGAAGAAAATTCTAGATAGCAATAAAGCCGACACCTTTCAATGACCAAACTACAATGTTCAAAGGTCACGCATTATACAAATAAAATATCGTTTGTTATAAAGTAACGTCAGATAGTTAGCTAAAAGTTTAATTAAAATCCAAATATTGCGTAGAtatgatattaaataaaaaacttaaaaattgatGGTGCATATTCATAGACCGAATTAAGTTGGTACTTAATACTAATTAGTTATAACTCATAAGATACATAGATGCATATAACAAAGTTTTAATAATCAAGAACTGTATAAAAAACCTTTCAACAAATGTTATAAatgaattgttaaaaaaaaatatatattctttttttaaCAGCGAATATTTTTAGTTTCAACATGTTATCTATGTAACTGAATTATTACTTATGAGAGGCAGTTCTATGCGCAGACTCTGCAATCCTCTTTGCTGTTTGCAACAATCTCATCCAGCACGTGTATTGACATAAGACCATAAAGGCCCAAGCTTAGCTGAAATGTTAATCGGACGCACATAATTCGCCGCAAAGTCCAGCTAACTCAACAGGATCATCTTCGCTATCTGAGCTCGATAGTTCTTTTTTGGGAGGACAGAAATAAATAGTAGATGTTTTGGGAAAAGTAAGCTGTTTTAAATTATGTTTGAAAAAACGCGCTGCATTTTTGACGCCAATTATACCGTTAAGCATTTCTTGTGTCACTTTAATATTTCCATTTGATATGTGCTCACTTTGCAGCGATGGTTTATATACAAGAATTCTATTAAGTTTCTTATCAACATTTTTAACGTTACGAATTTCGGATCTTCTGCCGCTGGTAATGCTATTACGTTGTTGTTTTTGAGGAGTTGCAGCATGGGGCACAACTAATTTCTTGTTAACCGTCGATTTACTGAGTGCAGTAGAATGGTAAGTATTACATGTAATTTTACTCGTTCTAATTTCTTGCATGTCAGTTTTATTTGTTATACACCGAATACTTTTTTTGGGCGTTTCTTCCGATTGTTTTTCTATGCTCTCAGCAATGATAGGTAGCTGTTGGCGCACAGCCTCCACTGCATTATTGAGTGCTGTAGAATTGCATATGTTTCCTTGGTTAGTAAGAAATGTACTTTCCTTTGTATCTTCTTTGTTGTGCTTAAGTTTCCTTGAAATACTTGATGTTCTATTTTGTGGAAGCTTAATTGTAGAAGTATTCAATGTTGTCATTTTATCAGTGCTTGACGAAGAAACTGTGCTTCTAAACGAATTGCTGGAGCTATCTCTTCGATTTTTCTTAAATAGAGGagttgctttttgcttttttttgttcgATTGCATCGAAGCTGTAACAACTGTgtccaaattatttttaaaggTTGCATCATTATCGTCAGATGAATTTTCTTCGGTTTTTTGGTCTGCATAAATGCATTTTGGCTCATCTGATTGGTAATCTTTTTTCCTAAATACCTTAAAGTTGTTTAATCCAGCTGCTGATTTCTTTACACTGCCAATGCTATTACGTTTTGCTTGAGTCTGCAGTCCTGGATTATTCACAATTTTATGTGTGCCGGCAACGGCGTCCAATTTCTGGCTAGCCAACGGCATATTTTGGTTTTTTGAATGTTCATTATTTTGAACATCTATTATGGTCTCACCCATAGCTAGGGAACTGTCACTATTGCTCGACGAAGGACTAGTACGTATTTTTCGTGTGCCAACAGAAGTTATTTCTAGCTTAGCCATAGCAGAATTAAGTGCTGTAGAGTTGCATACATTTCCCAAGTTagcaaaaaatgtattttccttcATGTCTTCGTTGTCGATAATACGATCGCTTAGCATAGGTTTTTGCTGAGAACTTTTAGTATCATTAAGCGGCTTCCGTTGATAGCCGTTTGCCACTGATGAGATACTACTTCTTGAATTACTCGAGCTATCTCTTTGTGATTTTTTTTCTAAGTGAGTGTTTTTCTTCCGACTTATTTTGAGCGTTTTCATCGAAAGTGCTATAGCTAACTCTAAATTTCTTTTGAACGATTCATCAGCATCTTCAGATGTCGAAGAGTGATCTTCCACATTTTGGCTCACTTGTGTGGCATCTAATTTTGTCATATCTTTATCACAAAGTTTTTGCATAGCTACTACAGCTGCTCGTCTCTTTTGGTTGAGTCTGGATGGTGCTGTTTTAGTAAAATCCAGCTTGTTAATAGATGACCTTGGCGGTGTTTTAAATTTTGTGTCAATCATAGAAATCAACCCATCTCTGGAAtaattaaattgtaatttaaaaaaattagctttaaatatcaaacaaaaactaACCTGTCTCCGATGTGCAATGCCTTATGACACACCAATGCAGAATGTTTGTGGTTGAACAATTTTGGCGCCCGTGAAAGTGTACGATTTTGATACGAAACATCATCAGCATCTGAGCTTGACGAGCATTCTCTGTTCATTATTATACGCTCTCTTTGCTCTAAAATTCcgcattttttcttaaaagaaGCACTCCTCCTATTAGTATCAGCAAATGGTTCACTACTACGGTCACCACAATTCGAGTTATATTTTCCACAATTGCAATTGTAAGCCCTA contains:
- the cal1 gene encoding uncharacterized protein cal1 isoform X1; its protein translation is MNPMVVVDEETLGQREFERGKWWSNFLKEISMIHDNQAIHVNDIETLYYNDAAEDDWKDFEEAEEASENAPDIDELVVTTIEERKSFIESNEAQDILNATLPVLKEHQRKWESAGLNQILDTFDSARIEEQVGGWLKRNHSISQQHNRYTTATDSDESGSLLSSETADYIRTARKKSHSQQRRSCIGSIGRLKKFRKIHHNHRTIIETTTYRAYNCNCGKYNSNCGDRSSEPFADTNRRSASFKKKCGILEQRERIIMNRECSSSSDADDVSYQNRTLSRAPKLFNHKHSALVCHKALHIGDRDGLISMIDTKFKTPPRSSINKLDFTKTAPSRLNQKRRAAVVAMQKLCDKDMTKLDATQVSQNVEDHSSTSEDADESFKRNLELAIALSMKTLKISRKKNTHLEKKSQRDSSSNSRSSISSVANGYQRKPLNDTKSSQQKPMLSDRIIDNEDMKENTFFANLGNVCNSTALNSAMAKLEITSVGTRKIRTSPSSSNSDSSLAMGETIIDVQNNEHSKNQNMPLASQKLDAVAGTHKIVNNPGLQTQAKRNSIGSVKKSAAGLNNFKVFRKKDYQSDEPKCIYADQKTEENSSDDNDATFKNNLDTVVTASMQSNKKKQKATPLFKKNRRDSSSNSFRSTVSSSSTDKMTTLNTSTIKLPQNRTSSISRKLKHNKEDTKESTFLTNQGNICNSTALNNAVEAVRQQLPIIAESIEKQSEETPKKSIRCITNKTDMQEIRTSKITCNTYHSTALSKSTVNKKLVVPHAATPQKQQRNSITSGRRSEIRNVKNVDKKLNRILVYKPSLQSEHISNGNIKVTQEMLNGIIGVKNAARFFKHNLKQLTFPKTSTIYFCPPKKELSSSDSEDDPVELAGLCGELCASD
- the cal1 gene encoding micronuclear linker histone polyprotein isoform X2, giving the protein MIHDNQAIHVNDIETLYYNDAAEDDWKDFEEAEEASENAPDIDELVVTTIEERKSFIESNEAQDILNATLPVLKEHQRKWESAGLNQILDTFDSARIEEQVGGWLKRNHSISQQHNRYTTATDSDESGSLLSSETADYIRTARKKSHSQQRRSCIGSIGRLKKFRKIHHNHRTIIETTTYRAYNCNCGKYNSNCGDRSSEPFADTNRRSASFKKKCGILEQRERIIMNRECSSSSDADDVSYQNRTLSRAPKLFNHKHSALVCHKALHIGDRDGLISMIDTKFKTPPRSSINKLDFTKTAPSRLNQKRRAAVVAMQKLCDKDMTKLDATQVSQNVEDHSSTSEDADESFKRNLELAIALSMKTLKISRKKNTHLEKKSQRDSSSNSRSSISSVANGYQRKPLNDTKSSQQKPMLSDRIIDNEDMKENTFFANLGNVCNSTALNSAMAKLEITSVGTRKIRTSPSSSNSDSSLAMGETIIDVQNNEHSKNQNMPLASQKLDAVAGTHKIVNNPGLQTQAKRNSIGSVKKSAAGLNNFKVFRKKDYQSDEPKCIYADQKTEENSSDDNDATFKNNLDTVVTASMQSNKKKQKATPLFKKNRRDSSSNSFRSTVSSSSTDKMTTLNTSTIKLPQNRTSSISRKLKHNKEDTKESTFLTNQGNICNSTALNNAVEAVRQQLPIIAESIEKQSEETPKKSIRCITNKTDMQEIRTSKITCNTYHSTALSKSTVNKKLVVPHAATPQKQQRNSITSGRRSEIRNVKNVDKKLNRILVYKPSLQSEHISNGNIKVTQEMLNGIIGVKNAARFFKHNLKQLTFPKTSTIYFCPPKKELSSSDSEDDPVELAGLCGELCASD